The following are encoded in a window of Schistocerca gregaria isolate iqSchGreg1 unplaced genomic scaffold, iqSchGreg1.2 ptg000720l, whole genome shotgun sequence genomic DNA:
- the LOC126320385 gene encoding uncharacterized protein LOC126320385 isoform X1 gives MDHPYLRNHFYPDEVPPPYLISAESENDLFDSSNKNVKSYSPSITHSNDFLFDRDGYAYSTSQNDYSGPNCFSPAETHMGSGESSPKKYCICKGPEHGFMICCDVCEEWFHGPCVGVTPQQAECIQRYTCMACQTFEQPNLSITSDSNKYYQMSNDTQKNNDHFYAYEAVKYAPQSSKTDSLYVDTSMHPKKSVHLRQNAHQSQLQTVNQASTRSPNPLEKKGVDVAPSSSVNGTYQASSSRSKKLPTTTRDSPTSSSSVVSNMPSPDTRHAQGTKRSRASTAFPNYLLATEDSKPSGQAKKKTSAISVVFPNNGGTLATKASAQDKVERTRSTLRKNLISDVTKGFESDVNSAAGGNLSKELGASSMPSPQAIEKLAHDIELALWESLDDKTFISEKYMEKAAILRFNLSAVNNRSLRERVLKREEPFTPFNLVRMSNEELAPEELVALRRKLENADAESRIKVTDSQLESFRSRSQDMSDATAGVIVHMLPTYEDEPAKAKEEEDQKRENEGFADSALMPTSEAASARSPFGMSGFSVSLISESGPLNVFDGQTSLQDESADFDELKSRTQNILFDLDVDSFKINIDEEEMQEPIPFTPRGQEKSCDSSKPYSEAEFTHEVNNSVHGMHSGQYAGQDGKYRARRCADRRSTSGFMESENEAQGRLSRQAPTPGGGYADENSTGAAKSAKDVDEEHEGRLEANHVLQQLLQERAYHLDEGEVECSSASGDASESKAAAENGHVHRVDQTSQEKSEKTREEEKYDTHQHSDLSNMFKEAGSLPDSSADTSAKTGHCISNPLAASPTPRSLGQHAQPGSNLGYLQVWQGILTYRGTCPDCHVHLRRVQGPNVDRLFQEFNIHSFDIESRVDLPEILKYLPRIELSSSRVRSLLYFEPNVSMYRDSAIYAYSQMFEYFHNISRAGVVVINKHTDIFKEIYVCPILGGTPENSGNVPAFIPRPLATDGKDRLWLAILSDKKKLEQQLSQLKAPAYGLLNAAESRTSAPLLSYPKTSLSSGANLPHSTAPLLPSNSYLHLLDNRLGNIPQGSSGGSQTGYYPVNSHQLPPGMLSNIPITSNAHSYGSMPAYAFNQKGSSAIQMFNNHPSPSEAYSMTGGMSVSASRRLPLRPHSHHRNCVELPVNSTRAQPAPNLPAPPPSGMANFPPRFASGSGAPSENHLYHLPPMGLGPSSAADARRPMLPPVMPNYQVHGSCNNLREDSSQHRDNSPRPYFHPMPMAKPPPPYNAFEQPPYAYGVPSQQSAPPTRDVSNNGFPAQNWDRNSLSLDPVALAALFQAVSNGTLPNASLGKQPVSSMAATSSHTNQSAH, from the exons ATGGATCATCCTTATTTAAGGAATCATTTTTATCCA GACGAAGTGCCACCACCTTACCTGATCTCCGCCGAATCCGAGAATGACCTGTTTGACTCttcgaataaaaatgtaaaatcatATTCCCCTTCGATCACACACTCTAATGACTTTCTATTCGATCGCGACGGTTACGCCTACTCGACGTCGCAGAATGACTATAGTGGACCGAATTGTTTTTCTCCTGCAGAAACTCACATGGGTTCTGGGGAGTCATCTCCTAAGAAATACTGTATCTGCAAGGGACCGGAGCACGGCTTTATGATATGTTGTGATGTGTGCGAAGAATGGTTTCATGGGCCCTGCGTTGGTGTCACGCCGCAACAGGCGGAATGCATCCAACGCTATACGTGCATGGCGTGCCAGACTTTTGAACAACCTAATTTATCTATAACGTCTGATTCGAATAAATATTATCAGATGTCTAATGACACACAAAAAAATAATGATCATTTTTATGCTTATGAGGCTGTAAAGTATGCTCCACAATCCAGCAAGACTGATTCACTCTATGTAGATACTAGCATGCATCCAAAAAAGTCGGTTCACTTACGCCAGAACGCACATCAAAGTCAACTCCAGACTGTGAATCAGGCAAGTACTCGCAGCCCAAACCCATTGGAGAAGAAGGGCGTGGACGTGGCGCCGTCGTCCAGCGTAAATGGCACATATCAAGCATCTTCCTCACGTTCTAAGAAGTTGCCGACAACAACAAGAGACTCGCCTACGTCTTCTTCTTCGGTGGTTTCGAACATGCCATCGCCTGACACCAGGCACGCACAAGGAACGAAGCGATCAAGGGCGTCGACCGCGTTTCCCAACTACTTATTGGCGACTGAAGACAGCAAGCCGTCCGGACAGGCTAAAAAGAAGACCTCTGCGATATCTGTGGTCTTCCCGAATAACGGCGGCACACTGGCTACCAAGGCGAGCGCTCAAGACAAGGTTGAGCGCACACGTAGCACTCTTCGAAAGAACCTGATATCCGATGTGACCAAGGGATTTGAGTCGGACGTCAATTCAGCGGCCGGTGGGAACTTGTCGAAGGAGTTGGGCGCGTCGTCGATGCCGTCGCCTCAGGCTATTGAGAAGTTGGCACACGACATTGAGCTAGCGCTTTGGGAGAGTCTGGACGACAAGACTTTTATCAGCGAGAAATACATGGAAAAGGCGGCTATTTTGAGGTTTAATTTGAGTGCCGTGAACAACCGTTCTTTGCGAGAGCGGGTGTTGAAGAGGGAAGAGCCGTTTACTCCATTTAATTTGGTCCGGATGTCTAATGAAGAGTTGGCGCCTGAAGAGTTGGTGGCTTTGCGTCGGAAGTTGGAGAACGCGGACGCGGAGTCTAGAATCAAAGTAACTGACAGCCAATTAGAGTCGTTTAGGTCTCGCTCGCAAGACATGTCAGATGCTACCGCGGGCGTGATTGTGCACATGTTGCCGACTTACGAAGACGAGCCCGCAAAGGCGAAGGAGGAAGAAGACCAAAAGCGCGAAAATGAGGGCTTCGCAGATAGCGCTTTGATGCCTACGTCGGAGGCCGCTTCTGCGCGTTCTCCTTTCGGCATGTCAGGTTTTTCTGTATCTTTGATTTCGGAGAGCGGGCCTTTGAACGTGTTTGATGGCCAGACGTCGTTGCAAGACGAAAGCGCGGATTTCGACGAACTGAAGTCACGCACGCAGAACATTCTATTTGATCTAGACGTGGATTCCTTTAAGATCAACATCGACGAGGAGGAAATGCAAGAGCCGATTCCGTTTACGCCTCGAGGCCAGGAGAAGTCTTGCGATTCTTCGAAGCCGTATTCCGAGGCTGAATTTACCCACGAGGTCAATAATTCTGTGCACGGCATGCACTCAGGTCAGTACGCGGGTCAGGACGGCAAGTACCGCGCCCGGAGGTGTGCAGACCGTCGGTCAACGAGCGGGTTTATGGAGTCCGAGAACGAGGCTCAGGGGCGTCTGTCGAGACAGGCGCCGACCCCTGGTGGCGGGTACGCAGACGAGAACTCGACGGGCGCGGCCAAGTCGGCGAAGGACGTGGACGAGGAACACGAAGGGCGCTTGGAAGCGAACCACGTGCTACAGCAGCTTTTGCAAGAGAGAGCGTACCACCTGGACGAGGGCGAGGTCGAGTGTTCGTCCGCGTCTGGCGACGCGAGCGAGAGCAAAGCAGCGGCTGAAAATGGCCATGTCCACCGAGTGGACCAGACGAGCCAAGAAAAGAGTGAAAAAACGCGCGAGGAAGAAAAATACGATACACATCAACACAGCGATTTATCGAACATGTTCAAAGAAGCTGGATCTCTACCCGATTCAAGTGCAGACACCTCGGCGAAGACTGGTCACTGCATATCTAACCCGTTGGCGGCCAGTCCCACACCCCGGTCCTTGGGCCAACACGCCCAGCCAGGCTCGAATCTTGGCTAccttcaagtatggcagggaataCTGACGTATCGGGGGACTTGCCCAGACTGCCACGTCCACCTAAGACGTGTACAGGGACCAAACGTTGATAGACTTTTCCAGGAATTTAATATTCACTCATTTGATATTGAAAGTCGGGTAGATTTACCCGAAATACTCAAATATCTACCACGAATAGAATTGAGTTCGAGCCGAGTTCGCTCTCTTCTTTATTTTGAGCCCAATGTGAGCATGTATAGAGATTCTGCAATCTACGCATATTCTCAGATGTTTGAGTACTTTCACAACATCTCGCGCGCGGGTGTTGTGGTGATTAACAAACATACGGACATATTCAAAGAAATATATGTTTGTCCCATATTAGGCGGAACTCCTGAAAATTCAGGTAACGTTCCAGCTTTTATTCCGAGGCCCTTGGCCACAGACGGAAAGGATCGCCTCTGGCTTGCCATCCTTTCAGACAAGAAAAAATTAGAGCAACAGCTTTCTCAATTGAAAGCGCCTGCTTATGGACTACTCAATGCAGCAGAAAGTAGGACCTCTGCACCTCTCCTTTCGTACCCTAAGACCTCTTTGTCTTCGGGTGCTAATTTGCCTCACTCTACTGCGCCTCTGTTGCCCTCTAACAGCTACCTGCACCTGCTGGATAACCGTCTGGGGAACATCCCACAAGGCAGCAGCGGAGGAAGTCAAACCGGCTACTACCCCGTCAACAGCCATCAATTGCCGCCCGGCATGCTCAGCAACATTCCAATTACGTCGAATGCACATTCATACGGATCCATGCCAGCCTATGCGTTCAATCAAAAAGGGAGTTCTGCGATTCAAATGTTCAACAATCACCCGTCGCCGTCTGAAGCGTATTCGATGACAGGAGGTATGTCTGTTTCGGCGTCCCGTCGTCTCCCCCTTCGGCCTCATTCTCACCATCGGAACTGTGTTGAACTGCCCGTCAATTCCACCCGCGCTCAACCTGCTCCAAACTTGCCAGCGCCCCCTCCGTCTGGAATGGCGAATTTTCCACCAAGATTTGCCTCTGGAAGCGGGGCGCCCAGTGAGAACCACCTATACCACCTCCCCCCCATGGGACTTGGCCCGTCCTCCGCGGCCGACGCGCGCCGTCCGATGCTGCCGCCCGTCATGCCGAATTACCAAGTTCATGGCAGTTGCAACAACCTCCGAGAAGACTCCTCTCAGCACCGGGATAACTCTCCCAGACCCTACTTTCACCCCATGCCCAtggccaagcccccccccccctacaacgcGTTCGAACAGCCGCCCTACGCCTACGGCGTGCCATCGCAACAGTCGGCGCCGCCTACGCGCGACGTCTCAAACAACGGCTTTCCTGCCCAGAATTGGGACCGGAACTCCCTTTCTTTGGACCCCGTCGCACTGGCGGCTCTATTCCAAGCTGTTTCCAACGGTACCCTGCCAAATGCCTCTCTCGGTAAACAGCCTGTTTCCAGCATGGCTGCCACATCCAGTCACACCAACCAGTCCGCCCACTAG
- the LOC126320385 gene encoding uncharacterized protein LOC126320385 isoform X2, whose translation MGSGESSPKKYCICKGPEHGFMICCDVCEEWFHGPCVGVTPQQAECIQRYTCMACQTFEQPNLSITSDSNKYYQMSNDTQKNNDHFYAYEAVKYAPQSSKTDSLYVDTSMHPKKSVHLRQNAHQSQLQTVNQASTRSPNPLEKKGVDVAPSSSVNGTYQASSSRSKKLPTTTRDSPTSSSSVVSNMPSPDTRHAQGTKRSRASTAFPNYLLATEDSKPSGQAKKKTSAISVVFPNNGGTLATKASAQDKVERTRSTLRKNLISDVTKGFESDVNSAAGGNLSKELGASSMPSPQAIEKLAHDIELALWESLDDKTFISEKYMEKAAILRFNLSAVNNRSLRERVLKREEPFTPFNLVRMSNEELAPEELVALRRKLENADAESRIKVTDSQLESFRSRSQDMSDATAGVIVHMLPTYEDEPAKAKEEEDQKRENEGFADSALMPTSEAASARSPFGMSGFSVSLISESGPLNVFDGQTSLQDESADFDELKSRTQNILFDLDVDSFKINIDEEEMQEPIPFTPRGQEKSCDSSKPYSEAEFTHEVNNSVHGMHSGQYAGQDGKYRARRCADRRSTSGFMESENEAQGRLSRQAPTPGGGYADENSTGAAKSAKDVDEEHEGRLEANHVLQQLLQERAYHLDEGEVECSSASGDASESKAAAENGHVHRVDQTSQEKSEKTREEEKYDTHQHSDLSNMFKEAGSLPDSSADTSAKTGHCISNPLAASPTPRSLGQHAQPGSNLGYLQVWQGILTYRGTCPDCHVHLRRVQGPNVDRLFQEFNIHSFDIESRVDLPEILKYLPRIELSSSRVRSLLYFEPNVSMYRDSAIYAYSQMFEYFHNISRAGVVVINKHTDIFKEIYVCPILGGTPENSGNVPAFIPRPLATDGKDRLWLAILSDKKKLEQQLSQLKAPAYGLLNAAESRTSAPLLSYPKTSLSSGANLPHSTAPLLPSNSYLHLLDNRLGNIPQGSSGGSQTGYYPVNSHQLPPGMLSNIPITSNAHSYGSMPAYAFNQKGSSAIQMFNNHPSPSEAYSMTGGMSVSASRRLPLRPHSHHRNCVELPVNSTRAQPAPNLPAPPPSGMANFPPRFASGSGAPSENHLYHLPPMGLGPSSAADARRPMLPPVMPNYQVHGSCNNLREDSSQHRDNSPRPYFHPMPMAKPPPPYNAFEQPPYAYGVPSQQSAPPTRDVSNNGFPAQNWDRNSLSLDPVALAALFQAVSNGTLPNASLGKQPVSSMAATSSHTNQSAH comes from the coding sequence ATGGGTTCTGGGGAGTCATCTCCTAAGAAATACTGTATCTGCAAGGGACCGGAGCACGGCTTTATGATATGTTGTGATGTGTGCGAAGAATGGTTTCATGGGCCCTGCGTTGGTGTCACGCCGCAACAGGCGGAATGCATCCAACGCTATACGTGCATGGCGTGCCAGACTTTTGAACAACCTAATTTATCTATAACGTCTGATTCGAATAAATATTATCAGATGTCTAATGACACACAAAAAAATAATGATCATTTTTATGCTTATGAGGCTGTAAAGTATGCTCCACAATCCAGCAAGACTGATTCACTCTATGTAGATACTAGCATGCATCCAAAAAAGTCGGTTCACTTACGCCAGAACGCACATCAAAGTCAACTCCAGACTGTGAATCAGGCAAGTACTCGCAGCCCAAACCCATTGGAGAAGAAGGGCGTGGACGTGGCGCCGTCGTCCAGCGTAAATGGCACATATCAAGCATCTTCCTCACGTTCTAAGAAGTTGCCGACAACAACAAGAGACTCGCCTACGTCTTCTTCTTCGGTGGTTTCGAACATGCCATCGCCTGACACCAGGCACGCACAAGGAACGAAGCGATCAAGGGCGTCGACCGCGTTTCCCAACTACTTATTGGCGACTGAAGACAGCAAGCCGTCCGGACAGGCTAAAAAGAAGACCTCTGCGATATCTGTGGTCTTCCCGAATAACGGCGGCACACTGGCTACCAAGGCGAGCGCTCAAGACAAGGTTGAGCGCACACGTAGCACTCTTCGAAAGAACCTGATATCCGATGTGACCAAGGGATTTGAGTCGGACGTCAATTCAGCGGCCGGTGGGAACTTGTCGAAGGAGTTGGGCGCGTCGTCGATGCCGTCGCCTCAGGCTATTGAGAAGTTGGCACACGACATTGAGCTAGCGCTTTGGGAGAGTCTGGACGACAAGACTTTTATCAGCGAGAAATACATGGAAAAGGCGGCTATTTTGAGGTTTAATTTGAGTGCCGTGAACAACCGTTCTTTGCGAGAGCGGGTGTTGAAGAGGGAAGAGCCGTTTACTCCATTTAATTTGGTCCGGATGTCTAATGAAGAGTTGGCGCCTGAAGAGTTGGTGGCTTTGCGTCGGAAGTTGGAGAACGCGGACGCGGAGTCTAGAATCAAAGTAACTGACAGCCAATTAGAGTCGTTTAGGTCTCGCTCGCAAGACATGTCAGATGCTACCGCGGGCGTGATTGTGCACATGTTGCCGACTTACGAAGACGAGCCCGCAAAGGCGAAGGAGGAAGAAGACCAAAAGCGCGAAAATGAGGGCTTCGCAGATAGCGCTTTGATGCCTACGTCGGAGGCCGCTTCTGCGCGTTCTCCTTTCGGCATGTCAGGTTTTTCTGTATCTTTGATTTCGGAGAGCGGGCCTTTGAACGTGTTTGATGGCCAGACGTCGTTGCAAGACGAAAGCGCGGATTTCGACGAACTGAAGTCACGCACGCAGAACATTCTATTTGATCTAGACGTGGATTCCTTTAAGATCAACATCGACGAGGAGGAAATGCAAGAGCCGATTCCGTTTACGCCTCGAGGCCAGGAGAAGTCTTGCGATTCTTCGAAGCCGTATTCCGAGGCTGAATTTACCCACGAGGTCAATAATTCTGTGCACGGCATGCACTCAGGTCAGTACGCGGGTCAGGACGGCAAGTACCGCGCCCGGAGGTGTGCAGACCGTCGGTCAACGAGCGGGTTTATGGAGTCCGAGAACGAGGCTCAGGGGCGTCTGTCGAGACAGGCGCCGACCCCTGGTGGCGGGTACGCAGACGAGAACTCGACGGGCGCGGCCAAGTCGGCGAAGGACGTGGACGAGGAACACGAAGGGCGCTTGGAAGCGAACCACGTGCTACAGCAGCTTTTGCAAGAGAGAGCGTACCACCTGGACGAGGGCGAGGTCGAGTGTTCGTCCGCGTCTGGCGACGCGAGCGAGAGCAAAGCAGCGGCTGAAAATGGCCATGTCCACCGAGTGGACCAGACGAGCCAAGAAAAGAGTGAAAAAACGCGCGAGGAAGAAAAATACGATACACATCAACACAGCGATTTATCGAACATGTTCAAAGAAGCTGGATCTCTACCCGATTCAAGTGCAGACACCTCGGCGAAGACTGGTCACTGCATATCTAACCCGTTGGCGGCCAGTCCCACACCCCGGTCCTTGGGCCAACACGCCCAGCCAGGCTCGAATCTTGGCTAccttcaagtatggcagggaataCTGACGTATCGGGGGACTTGCCCAGACTGCCACGTCCACCTAAGACGTGTACAGGGACCAAACGTTGATAGACTTTTCCAGGAATTTAATATTCACTCATTTGATATTGAAAGTCGGGTAGATTTACCCGAAATACTCAAATATCTACCACGAATAGAATTGAGTTCGAGCCGAGTTCGCTCTCTTCTTTATTTTGAGCCCAATGTGAGCATGTATAGAGATTCTGCAATCTACGCATATTCTCAGATGTTTGAGTACTTTCACAACATCTCGCGCGCGGGTGTTGTGGTGATTAACAAACATACGGACATATTCAAAGAAATATATGTTTGTCCCATATTAGGCGGAACTCCTGAAAATTCAGGTAACGTTCCAGCTTTTATTCCGAGGCCCTTGGCCACAGACGGAAAGGATCGCCTCTGGCTTGCCATCCTTTCAGACAAGAAAAAATTAGAGCAACAGCTTTCTCAATTGAAAGCGCCTGCTTATGGACTACTCAATGCAGCAGAAAGTAGGACCTCTGCACCTCTCCTTTCGTACCCTAAGACCTCTTTGTCTTCGGGTGCTAATTTGCCTCACTCTACTGCGCCTCTGTTGCCCTCTAACAGCTACCTGCACCTGCTGGATAACCGTCTGGGGAACATCCCACAAGGCAGCAGCGGAGGAAGTCAAACCGGCTACTACCCCGTCAACAGCCATCAATTGCCGCCCGGCATGCTCAGCAACATTCCAATTACGTCGAATGCACATTCATACGGATCCATGCCAGCCTATGCGTTCAATCAAAAAGGGAGTTCTGCGATTCAAATGTTCAACAATCACCCGTCGCCGTCTGAAGCGTATTCGATGACAGGAGGTATGTCTGTTTCGGCGTCCCGTCGTCTCCCCCTTCGGCCTCATTCTCACCATCGGAACTGTGTTGAACTGCCCGTCAATTCCACCCGCGCTCAACCTGCTCCAAACTTGCCAGCGCCCCCTCCGTCTGGAATGGCGAATTTTCCACCAAGATTTGCCTCTGGAAGCGGGGCGCCCAGTGAGAACCACCTATACCACCTCCCCCCCATGGGACTTGGCCCGTCCTCCGCGGCCGACGCGCGCCGTCCGATGCTGCCGCCCGTCATGCCGAATTACCAAGTTCATGGCAGTTGCAACAACCTCCGAGAAGACTCCTCTCAGCACCGGGATAACTCTCCCAGACCCTACTTTCACCCCATGCCCAtggccaagcccccccccccctacaacgcGTTCGAACAGCCGCCCTACGCCTACGGCGTGCCATCGCAACAGTCGGCGCCGCCTACGCGCGACGTCTCAAACAACGGCTTTCCTGCCCAGAATTGGGACCGGAACTCCCTTTCTTTGGACCCCGTCGCACTGGCGGCTCTATTCCAAGCTGTTTCCAACGGTACCCTGCCAAATGCCTCTCTCGGTAAACAGCCTGTTTCCAGCATGGCTGCCACATCCAGTCACACCAACCAGTCCGCCCACTAG